The following coding sequences lie in one Arabidopsis thaliana chromosome 3, partial sequence genomic window:
- a CDS encoding RING/U-box superfamily protein (RING/U-box superfamily protein; FUNCTIONS IN: zinc ion binding; INVOLVED IN: response to karrikin; EXPRESSED IN: 19 plant structures; EXPRESSED DURING: 8 growth stages; CONTAINS InterPro DOMAIN/s: Zinc finger, RING-type (InterPro:IPR001841), Zinc finger, C3HC4 RING-type (InterPro:IPR018957); BEST Arabidopsis thaliana protein match is: RING/U-box superfamily protein (TAIR:AT5G17600.1); Has 9886 Blast hits to 9859 proteins in 306 species: Archae - 0; Bacteria - 2; Metazoa - 2318; Fungi - 804; Plants - 5150; Viruses - 98; Other Eukaryotes - 1514 (source: NCBI BLink).), with translation MGSTGNPNPWGTTYDSYRDCSQGVCSVYCPQWCYVIFPPPPSFYLDDEDDSSSSDFSPLLIALIGILASAFILVSYYTLISKYCHRRRHNSSSTSAAAINRISSDYTWQGTNNNNNNGATNPNQTIGGGGGDGLDESLIKSITVYKYRKMDGFVESSDCSVCLSEFQENESLRLLPKCNHAFHVPCIDTWLKSHSNCPLCRAFIVTSSAVEIVDLTNQQIVTENNSISTGDDSVVVVNLDLENSRSRNETVNEGSTPKPPEMQDSRDGEERRSASLNSGGGVVSIADILREIEDDEESAGVGTSRWVEEGEGEKTPPPSGSAANQTNGISNFLVRSSMAAMKRSGYDRAKNYRLPK, from the coding sequence ATGGGTTCAACAGGAAACCCTAATCCATGGGGTACAACATACGATTCATACAGAGACTGTTCTCAAGGAGTATGCAGTGTCTATTGCCCTCAATGGTGTTACGTCATCttccctcctcctccttcctTCTATCTCGACGACGAAGACGACTCTTCCTCCTCTGatttctctcctctcctcATCGCTCTCATCGGAATCCTCGCTAGCGCCTTCATCCTCGTCAGCTACTACACTCTCATCTCCAAATACTGCCACCGCCGTCGCCACAACTCCTCCTCTACCTCCGCCGCAGCTATAAACAGAATCTCATCAGATTACACCTGGCAAGgaaccaacaacaacaacaacaacggaGCTACGAATCCGAATCAAACgattggtggtggtggtggcgatGGACTCGATGAATCTCTGATTAAATCGATAACTGTTTACAAATACAGAAAGATGGATGGATTTGTTGAATCTTCAGATTGCTCTGTTTGTTTAAGCGAGTTTCAAGAGAACGAGAGCTTGAGATTGTTACCTAAATGCAACCACGCGTTTCACGTTCCTTGTATTGATACTTGGTTGAAATCTCACTCTAATTGTCCTCTCTGCCGCGCCTTCATCGTCACTTCCTCCGCCGTTGAGATCGTCGATTTAACCAATCAACAGATCGTTACGGAGAACAACTCGATTTCGACCGGAGATGATTCCGTCGTTGTCGTTAACTTAGATCTGGAAAATTCTAGATCTCGGAATGAGACGGTTAATGAAGGATCGACGCCGAAACCACCGGAGATGCAGGATTCAAGAGACGGAGAAGAGCGGAGATCGGCGTCGTTAAACTCAGGCGGCGGTGTGGTATCGATCGCAGATATACTAAGGGAGATTGAAGACGACGAAGAATCAGCGGGTGTAGGAACTTCTCGGTGGGTAGAAGAAGGGGAAGGAGAGAAGACGCCTCCGCCGTCAGGATCGGCGGCGAATCAAACAAACGGAATTTCGAATTTTCTGGTTCGGAGTTCAATGGCGGCGATGAAGAGATCTGGTTACGATAGAGCAAAAAATTACCGTTTACCGaaataa
- a CDS encoding uncharacterized protein (unknown protein; LOCATED IN: plasma membrane; EXPRESSED IN: 22 plant structures; EXPRESSED DURING: 13 growth stages; BEST Arabidopsis thaliana protein match is: unknown protein (TAIR:AT5G23490.1); Has 157 Blast hits to 146 proteins in 38 species: Archae - 3; Bacteria - 14; Metazoa - 8; Fungi - 0; Plants - 120; Viruses - 0; Other Eukaryotes - 12 (source: NCBI BLink).), which translates to MDDNRSSESIKRHEIEKDTIASRKLEDTNTKLIQDPEEMALYAKVRSQEEEIHSLQERIAAACLKDMQLLNEKYGLERKCADLRVAIDEKQNESVTSALNELARRKGDLEENLKLAHDLKVTEDERYIFMTSLLGLLAEYGVWPRVANATAISSGIKHLHDQLQWKTKACNDRIRELSSIVENQPGTDFISKDNHDPRNSKTQASYGSTDRGNDYQTNEQLLPPMENVTRNPYHNIMQDTESLRFNNQIGGGSQGIFPQPKRENFGYPLSSVAGKEMIQEREEKAENSSMFDAYNGNEEFASHVYEEGPGIDGFQIIGDAIPGEKVLGCGFPVRGTTLCMFQWVRHLEDGTRQYIEGATHPEYIVTADDVDKLIAVECIPMDDQGRQGELVRLFANDQNKIRCDTEMQTEIDTYISRGQASFNVQLLMDSSESWEPATVVLKRSSYQIKTNTTEAVVISEKYSKELQIRVPSGESTQFVLISYDGSSHPISTLNVRMRDTLVLTMRMLQSKALDERRKGRV; encoded by the exons ATGGATGATAATCGGAGTTCTGAATCAATCAAAAG GCATGAGATTGAGAAAGATACTATTGCGTCGAGGAAGCTAGAAGATACTAATACTAAGTTAATACAAGATCCTGAAGAAATG GCACTTTATGCGAAAGTGAGATCACAAGAAGAGGAGATTCATAGTCTCCAGGAACGAATTGCTGCTGCTTGTTTGAAG GATATGCAGCTGCTGAATGAGAAGTATGGACTAGAGAGAAAATGTGCTGATCTTCGAGTG GCAATTgatgagaaacaaaatgaatctGTTACGTCTGCGTTGAATGAGTTGGCTCGTAGAAAAGGTGatcttgaagaaaatttgaagttgGCACATGATTTAAAG GTTACAGAAGACGAGAGGTATATATTCATGACGTCCTTACTTGGTTTATTAGCTGAGTATGGTGTTTGGCCTCGTGTTGCTAATGCTACCGCTATATCCAGCGGCATAAAg CACTTGCATGATCAGTTGCAATGGAAGACTAAAGCTTGCAAT GATAGGATTAGAGAGTTATCATCTATTGTGGAAAACCAACCGGGAACAGATTTTATTAGTAAAGACAACCATGATCCCAGAAATTCAAAAACTCAAGCTTCTTATGGATCCACG GATCGTGGTAATGATTATCAGACCAATGAACAACTCTTGCCACCAATGGAAAATGTTACGAGAAACCCGTATCATAACATTATGCAAGACACTGAAAGTTTGAGATTTAATAATCAGATTGGTGGTGGATCTCAAGGAATTTTCCCGCAGCCGAAAAG GGAAAATTTTGGATATCCTCTTAGTAGTGTGGCGGGGAAGGAAATGAttcaagaaagagaagaaaaagctgAGAATTCTTCCATGTTTGATGCTTATAATGGGAATGAAGAGTTTGCTTCTCATGTTTATGAAG AGGGACCTGGAATCGATGGATTTCAGATTATTGGAGATGCTATACCTGGAGAAAAAGTTCTTGGTTGTGGGTTTCCAGTGCGAGGAACCACTCTCTGTATGTTTCAG TGGGTTCGGCATCTTGAAGATGGCACAAGACAATACATCGAGG GAGCCACCCATCCAGAGTATATTGTAACTGCGGATGATGTAGATAAACTGATTGCTGTTGAGTGTATTCCAATGGATGATCAAGGTCGTCAG GGAGAATTAGTGAGATTGTTTGCTAATGATCAAAACAAGATTAGATGTG ATACAGAGATGCAAACAGAAATCGACACTTATATATCCAGAGGTCAAGCAAGCTTTAATGTGCAGCTTCTG ATGGATTCATCAGAGAGTTGGGAACCCGCAACTGTTGTTTTGAAGAGATCTAGTTACCAGATTAAAACGAATACCACAGAAGCTGTAGTGATCTCAGAGAAATACTCAAAGGAACTTCAG ATAAGAGTACCGTCTGGAGAATCCACACAGTTTGTACTGATAAGTTATGATGGATCTTCACATCCCATAAGCACACTCAATGTCCG TATGCGTGATACGCTAGTCTTGACGATGAGAATGCTTCAAAGCAAG GCACTGGACGAGCGCAGAAAAGGACGAGTTTAA
- a CDS encoding signal transducer, putative (DUF3550/UPF0682) (FUNCTIONS IN: molecular_function unknown; INVOLVED IN: biological_process unknown; LOCATED IN: cytosol; EXPRESSED IN: 23 plant structures; EXPRESSED DURING: 13 growth stages; CONTAINS InterPro DOMAIN/s: Uncharacterised conserved protein UCP013022 (InterPro:IPR016607); BEST Arabidopsis thaliana protein match is: Protein of unknown function (DUF3550/UPF0682) (TAIR:AT4G40050.1); Has 215 Blast hits to 210 proteins in 65 species: Archae - 0; Bacteria - 0; Metazoa - 130; Fungi - 0; Plants - 71; Viruses - 0; Other Eukaryotes - 14 (source: NCBI BLink).), which yields MSQQISGNNNIPLSEVYWSLVNKADKKFSKIRDLPFYERSRYENYFFKVFKVYTQLWKFQQENRQKLVEAGLKRWEIGEIASRIAQLYYGHYMRTSDAGYLSESYVFYEAILTREYFKDGLFQDLNIANKQLRFLARFLMVCLVLGRREMVHQLVDQFKRLIDECKRTFQETDFKEWKVVAQEIVRFLKSDTAFMNIRPLRYSLVLDPNLDAGTPRASRSLRLTDAILSSYYCNEVKYSELTLDSFRMLQCLEWEPSGSLYQSTGAKMGQNAPVGVARINSQSMNDPTLPPNPRKAVLYRPSITHFLAVLATICEELPSHGILLLYLSASGKIGQISSSPLSARSATSVEENILRDFESHTIKQETEPSLQITPSGQSLRQISEDAVSTPCGLSFGSHGLTGSSYIYPSDLVPFTRKPLFIIIDSDSSTVFKNICGAEKGEPAALLLSPSHTPPLISADFSRQPSGSLFTIFLTSPVQAFCLLSEISASDMETDIFTKAEKLLSSSMNEWASTLATSDTLHPVWSQILKDPFLRRLLLRFIFCRAVLALYTPVFNNKQNQPECCPSLPESLLPTAPAVQSAVFQMANVFGATSKFTIPQDITMLESF from the exons ATGTCGCAGCAAATCAGCGGTAATAATAATATCCCGCTGAGTGAAGTTTACTGGTCTCTCGTTAACAAAGCCGATAAGAAATTCTCCAAGATCAGAGACTTGCCCTTCTATGAACGCTCCAG GTATGAGAACTATTTCTTCAAGGTATTCAAAGTATACACACAACTATGGAAGTTTCAGCAAGAGAATAGGCAGAAGCTTGTTGAAGCTGGACTTAAGAGATGGGAGATTGGAGAGATCGCTTCTCGCATTGCCCAGCTTTACTATGGACATTATATGCGAACAAGTGATGCTGGTTACTTATCCGAGTCCTATGTATTCTACGAAGCAATACTCACTAGGGAGTACTTCAAAGATGGATTGTTTCAGGATCTCAATATTGCAAACAAGCAGCTTCGGTTTCTTGCAAGGTTTCTTATGGTGTGTTTGGTTCTTGGCCGCCGTGAGATGGTGCATCAACTCGTTGATCAGTTTAAACGGTTGATTGATGAATGCAAGAGGACATTCCAG GAAACCGATTTTAAGGAATGGAAGGTGGTGGCGCAGGAAATAGTTAGATTTCTGAAATCGGACACTGCATTCATGAACATTAGACCTCTAAGATACAGTCTTGTATTGGATCCTAATCTGGATGCTGGTACTCCGCGTGCAAGTAGGTCTTTAAGGTTGACGGATGCTATCTTGAGCAGTTATTACTGTAACGAG GTCAAGTATTCGGAGCTCACGCTCGATTCTTTTAGGATGCTTCAATGCTTAGAGTGGGAACCGAGTGGTTCACTATATCAATCAACTGGTGCTAAAATGGGTCAGAATGCTCCCGTTGGAGTTGCTCGTATTAACTCCCAGAGCATGAATGATCCTACTTTGCCACCTAACCCTCGCAAAGCTGTCCTTTATCGTCCATCCATAACACATTTTTTGGCT GTTTTGGCCACCATTTGTGAGGAGCTTCCTTCTCATGGCATTCTTTTATTATATCTGTCTGCTTCTG GCAAGATTGGACAGATTTCATCATCTCCCTTGAGTGCTAGAAGTGCAACCAGTGTTGAGGAGAATATCTTGAGAGACTTTGAATCTCACACAATCAAACAAGAGACAGAACCATCACTTCAAATTACGCCATCTGGTCAGTCTTTGAGGCAAATCAGTGAGGACGCAGTCAGTACCCCATGTGGTTTGTCTTTTGGCAGTCATGGGCTCACAG GATCAAGCTACATATATCCCTCTGATTTAGTTCCATTTACAAGGAAACCTCTTTTCATAATCATTGACAGTGATAGCAGCACAGTTTTTAAA AATATTTGTGGAGCGGAGAAAGGAGAACCAGCCGCGTTACTTCTGTCTCCATCACATACTCCTCCGCTTATCTCTGCTGATTTCTCTCGTCAACCTAGTGGTAGCCTTTTCACCATTTTTCTCACGTCACCAGTCCAAGCGTTTTGCTTGTTAAGTGAGATTTCCGCCTCTGATATGGAAACG GATATTTTTACTAAGGCCGAGAAGCTTCTTTCCTCGTCTATGAACGAATGGGCTTCGACATTGGCAACATCAGATACCCTTCACCCTGTTTGGTCACAGATACTAAAAGATCCCTTCTTGAGACGACTACTCCTAAG ATTCATATTCTGCCGGGCTGTCTTGGCACTGTACACTCCAGTCttcaataacaaacaaaatcagcCAGAGTGCTGTCCGTCTCTCCCAGAATCGCTATTACCAACTGCTCCTGCTGTTCAATCCGCTGTGTTTCAGATGGCCAATGTATTTGGTGCTACAAGTAAATTTACTATACCTCAAGATATCACAATGCTCGAAAGCTTCTAA
- a CDS encoding Tetratricopeptide repeat (TPR)-like superfamily protein (Tetratricopeptide repeat (TPR)-like superfamily protein; CONTAINS InterPro DOMAIN/s: Pentatricopeptide repeat (InterPro:IPR002885); BEST Arabidopsis thaliana protein match is: Pentatricopeptide repeat (PPR) superfamily protein (TAIR:AT4G18750.1); Has 54534 Blast hits to 14239 proteins in 270 species: Archae - 2; Bacteria - 13; Metazoa - 57; Fungi - 143; Plants - 53473; Viruses - 0; Other Eukaryotes - 846 (source: NCBI BLink).), whose protein sequence is MQTRVSSPFISRALSSSSNLNELRRIHALVISLGLDSSDFFSGKLIDKYSHFREPASSLSVFRRVSPAKNVYLWNSIIRAFSKNGLFPEALEFYGKLRESKVSPDKYTFPSVIKACAGLFDAEMGDLVYEQILDMGFESDLFVGNALVDMYSRMGLLTRARQVFDEMPVRDLVSWNSLISGYSSHGYYEEALEIYHELKNSWIVPDSFTVSSVLPAFGNLLVVKQGQGLHGFALKSGVNSVVVVNNGLVAMYLKFRRPTDARRVFDEMDVRDSVSYNTMICGYLKLEMVEESVRMFLENLDQFKPDLLTVSSVLRACGHLRDLSLAKYIYNYMLKAGFVLESTVRNILIDVYAKCGDMITARDVFNSMECKDTVSWNSIISGYIQSGDLMEAMKLFKMMMIMEEQADHITYLMLISVSTRLADLKFGKGLHSNGIKSGICIDLSVSNALIDMYAKCGEVGDSLKIFSSMGTGDTVTWNTVISACVRFGDFATGLQVTTQMRKSEVVPDMATFLVTLPMCASLAAKRLGKEIHCCLLRFGYESELQIGNALIEMYSKCGCLENSSRVFERMSRRDVVTWTGMIYAYGMYGEGEKALETFADMEKSGIVPDSVVFIAIIYACSHSGLVDEGLACFEKMKTHYKIDPMIEHYACVVDLLSRSQKISKAEEFIQAMPIKPDASIWASVLRACRTSGDMETAERVSRRIIELNPDDPGYSILASNAYAALRKWDKVSLIRKSLKDKHITKNPGYSWIEVGKNVHVFSSGDDSAPQSEAIYKSLEILYSLMAKEGYIPDPREVSQNLEEEEEKRRLICGHSERLAIAFGLLNTEPGTPLQVMKNLRVCGDCHEVTKLISKIVGREILVRDANRFHLFKDGTCSCKDRW, encoded by the coding sequence ATGCAGACTAGAGTGTCATCACCTTTCATCTCTAGAGCTCTTTCGTCGTCATCTAACCTCAATGAGCTTCGTCGAATTCACGCCCTTGTGATCTCTCTTGGTCTTGACAGCTCCGACTTCTTCTCCGGTAAGCTTATCGACAAGTACTCTCACTTTCGTGAACCCGCCTCTTCCCTCTCTGTTTTCCGACGAGTTTCTCCGGCCAAAAATGTTTACCTCTGGAATTCAATCATCAGAGCTTTTTCTAAGAATGGTTTGTTCCCTGAAGCCCTCGAGTTTTACGGGAAACTCCGGGAATCCAAGGTTTCTCCTGATAAGTACACGTTTCCTTCGGTTATCAAAGCCTGCGCGGGATTGTTCGATGCGGAGATGGGAGATTTGGTTTATGAACAGATATTGGATATGGGTTTTGAATCGGATTTATTTGTAGGTAATGCACTTGTGGATATGTATTCGAGAATGGGATTGTTAACTAGAGCACGAcaagtgttcgacgaaatgcctGTGAGAGATCTCGTGTCCTGGAACAGTTTGATTTCTGGGTATAGTTCCCATGGTTACTATGAGGAAGCTTTGGAAATTTATCATGAGTTGAAGAATTCGTGGATTGTACCAGATTCCTTCACGGTTTCAAGTGTTTTGCCTGCATTTGGGAATTTGCTGGTTGTCAAACAAGGACAGGGACTTCATGGTTTTGCTCTGAAGTCAGGTGTTAATTCCGTTGTGGTGGTTAACAATGGACTAGTTGCAATGTACTTGAAATTTCGCAGACCAACGGATGCAAGACGAGTTTTTGATGAGATGGATGTTCGAGATTCTGTTAGTTACAATACTATGATCTGCGGATATCTCAAGTTAGAGATGGTTGAAGAATCCGTGAGGatgtttttggaaaacttGGATCAGTTCAAGCCTGATCTCTTAACAGTTAGTTCTGTTCTCCGTGCCTGCGGACACTTACGGGACTTGAGCTTGGCAAAGTACATTTACAACTATATGTTGAAAGCTGGATTTGTTCTTGAATCTACTGTTAGAAACATTCTAATTGACGTGTATGCAAAGTGTGGTGACATGATCACCGCAAGAGATGTTTTCAACAGCATGGAATGCAAGGATACTGTTTCGTGGAACTCGATAATCAGTGGATATATACAAAGCGGAGATCTTATGGAAGCCATGAAACTCttcaagatgatgatgatcatggAAGAGCAGGCGGATCACATCACTTATTTGATGCTTATATCTGTCTCCACACGTCTAGCAGACTTGAAATTTGGGAAAGGGCTACACTCAAATGGGATAAAATCTGGAATTTGTATCGATCTTTCTGTTAGTAATGCTTTGATTGATATGTATGCGAAGTGCGGGGAAGTAGGAGATTCCTTGAAGATATTCAGTAGTATGGGAACTGGGGATACGGTAACATGGAACACGGTTATTTCAGCATGTGTTCGTTTTGGGGATTTCGCAACCGGTTTGCAGGTAACTACTCAAATGAGGAAGAGCGAAGTGGTGCCTGATATGGCTACTTTCTTAGTTACATTGCCTATGTGTGCTTCACTTGCTGCAAAACGACTAGGCAAGGAGATCCATTGTTGTCTGTTGAGGTTTGGATATGAATCAGAGTTGCAAATAGGGAATGCACTAATTGAAATGTACTCAAAATGTGGTTGTTTGGAGAATTCGTCTAGAGTCTTTGAACGTATGAGTAGAAGAGATGTTGTGACATGGACAGGAATGATCTATGCATATGGAATGTATGGCGAAGGTGAGAAAGCTCTTGAAACTTTTGCGGATATGGAAAAATCCGGTATTGTTCCCGATAGTGTTGTCTTCATTGCCATCATATATGCTTGCAGCCACTCTGGTTTGGTAGACGAAGGCTTGGCTTGctttgagaagatgaaaactCACTACAAAATTGACCCGATGATTGAACATTATGCTTGTGTGGTCGATTTGCTGTCCCGGTCACAGAAGATTTCAAAAGCCGAAGAATTTATCCAAGCAATGCCGATAAAACCAGATGCAAGCATATGGGCATCTGTGCTAAGAGCTTGTCGAACAAGTGGGGACATGGAGACTGCTGAAAGAGTATCTAGGAGGATCATTGAACTGAACCCGGATGATCCAGGTTACTCGATTCTAGCATCAAACGCATATGCAGCCTTGAGAAAATGGGACAAAGTGAGTCTAATCCGCAAATCCTTGAAAGATAAACACATCACGAAGAATCCTGGATATAGCTGGATCGAAGTCGGTAAAAACGTTCACGTGTTCAGCTCAGGAGATGATTCAGCTCCTCAGTCAGAAGCCATCTACAAGTCACTGGAGATACTTTACAGTCTGATGGCTAAAGAAGGCTACATTCCCGATCCAAGGGAAGTGTCACAGAAtctagaggaagaagaagagaagagacgtTTAATCTGTGGGCACAGCGAGAGACTTGCTATTGCGTTTGGACTGTTGAACACAGAACCAGGGACTCCATTGCAGGTGATGAAGAACCTTCGTGTTTGTGGTGACTGTCATGAAGTCACGAAGCTGATATCGAAGATTGTGGGACGTGAGATATTAGTGCGGGATGCTAATCGATTCCATCTCTTCAAAGACGGCACTTGTAGCTGCAAAGATCGGTGGTGA
- a CDS encoding SWIB/MDM2 domain superfamily protein (SWIB/MDM2 domain superfamily protein; FUNCTIONS IN: molecular_function unknown; INVOLVED IN: biological_process unknown; LOCATED IN: chloroplast; EXPRESSED IN: 20 plant structures; EXPRESSED DURING: 13 growth stages; CONTAINS InterPro DOMAIN/s: SWIB/MDM2 domain (InterPro:IPR003121), SWIB domain (InterPro:IPR019835); BEST Arabidopsis thaliana protein match is: SWIB/MDM2 domain superfamily protein (TAIR:AT2G35605.1); Has 1268 Blast hits to 1165 proteins in 257 species: Archae - 0; Bacteria - 219; Metazoa - 186; Fungi - 200; Plants - 424; Viruses - 10; Other Eukaryotes - 229 (source: NCBI BLink).) has protein sequence MSSVAAMVFRGARSLLAPASRATSSLVSAGSTKKPAAKPKAKAKPKPKAKSDSPAKKTPRSTGIFKVTPVSPVLAQFLGTGETSRTDAIKGIWTYIKSHDLQNPADKREIFCDETLKLIFEGKDKVGFLEISKLLSPHFVKTA, from the exons ATGTCTTCCGTTGCAGCTATGGTTTTCAGAGGAGCTAGATCGCTTCTAGCTCCTGCTTCTCGAGCCAcctcttctttggtttcagCTGGATCCACTAAGAAACCCGCGGCGAAACCAAAGGCCAAGGCTAAGCCTAAGCCAAAGGCGAAATCAGACTCTCCGGCAAAGAAGACACCGAGGTCTACCGGAATCTTTAAGGTGACTCCTGTGTCTCCAGTTCTCGCTCAGTTCCTTGGTACCGGTGAAACATCACGTACCGACGCCATCAAGGGGATTTGGACCTACATCAAGTCCCACGATCTTCAG AACCCAGCTGACAAGAGGGAGATTTTCTGCGATGAGACACTGAAGCTAATCTTTGAAGGGAAAGACAAAGTTGGGTTTCTGGAGATTTCAAAACTCTTGTCCCCGCACTTTGTGAAGACTGCTTGA
- the RPS2 gene encoding ribosomal protein S2 (ribosomal protein S2 (RPS2); CONTAINS InterPro DOMAIN/s: Ribosomal protein S2 (InterPro:IPR001865), Ribosomal protein S2, conserved site (InterPro:IPR018130), Ribosomal protein S2, bacteria/mitochondria/plastid (InterPro:IPR005706); Has 7651 Blast hits to 7651 proteins in 2699 species: Archae - 6; Bacteria - 5327; Metazoa - 160; Fungi - 127; Plants - 183; Viruses - 0; Other Eukaryotes - 1848 (source: NCBI BLink).), with translation MTIHAAVIQKLLNTGAHLGRRAAEHHFKQYAYGTRNGMTIIDSDKTLICLRSAAHFVANLAHMRGNIFFVNTNPLFDEIIELTSRRIQGDSYNHNRAMNLWKMGGFLTNSYSPKKFRSRHKKLCFGPTTMPDCVVVFDSERKSSVILEASKLQIPVVAIVDPNVPLEFFEKITYPVPARDSVKFVYLFCNVITKCFVAEQMKLGIKEGSNEDLMKDLAA, from the coding sequence ATGACGATTCACGCTGCAGTAATCCAGAAGCTTCTGAACACCGGAGCACATCTCGGCCGTCGTGCCGCCGAGCACCATTTCAAGCAATACGCTTACGGGACGCGTAACGGAATGACAATTATCGACTCcgacaaaaccctaatttgccTCCGTAGCGCCGCTCATTTCGTCGCTAACCTCGCCCACATGAGAGGTAACATCTTCTTCGTCAACACGAATCCTCTCTTCGACGAAATCATTGAGCTCACTTCTCGTCGGATCCAAGGAGATTCGTATAATCACAACCGTGCGATGAATCTGTGGAAGATGGGAGGGTTTTTGACTAACAGCTACAGTCCTAAGAAGTTTCGATCTAGGCATAAAAAGCTTTGCTTTGGTCCAACTACTATGCCTGATTGTGTCGTTGTGTTTGATTCTGAGAGGAAGAGCTCTGTGATACTTGAGGCATCGAAGCTTCAGATTCCGGTTGTTGCAATTGTGGACCCGAATGTGCCATTGGAGTTCTTTGAGAAGATTACGTATCCTGTGCCAGCTCGTGATTCGGTCAAGTTTGTGTATTTGTTCTGTAATGTGATCACCAAGTGCTTTGTGGCAGAACAGATGAAGTTGGGGATCAAAGAAGGGAGCAATGAAGATTTGATGAAGGATTTAGCtgcttga